The stretch of DNA GCGCCTTCTTCGCCGCCGGAGACGCCGACGCCCACGAAGTGCAGGTCCTTCTTGGCCAGCGCGGCCTCGCGGCGGCGGGTGTCCTCGTAGTGGGAGTTGCCGGCGTCGATGATGATGTCACCGGCTTCCAGCAGCGGCTCCAGCTGTTCAATGACGGAGTCAACGGGCTTGCCGGCCTTGACCATGATCAGCACGCGGCGGGGCTTCTCCAGCGAGTCGACCAGTTCCTGCAGGGTTTCGGTGCGGACAAAGTCGCCGTCCGAGCCGTGCTTTTCGAGCAATGCGTCGGTTTTCTCCACGGACCGGTTGTGCAGTGCGACCGTGAAGCCGTTCCGGGCGAGATTGCGGGCCAGGTTGGCGCCCATCACCGCAAGGCCGGTGACACCGATGTGTGCAGACATCAAAACTCCAATTCATACTGTGCGATGGATGTGCAACGGCTCCCTTGCGTGGAAGCACGGTTGCAGACCGAGGGTCTGAATAAAGCATATATATTCGGGCGGTCACAGAAAAGTAACGCCCACCTATTGGAACCTTTTGTGTCACTGACCGTCCAGCACAAAAGGCAGTCCGGGCATGTGGCCGCACTAGGCTTAGGACCATGACCACCAGCCTGCACCACCGTGCCATCGAGAATCTTGGCGCGCGCATCGTCTCGGGCAACCTGCCCGTTGGCCACGTGATGCTGGCGGAGCAGCTGGAGGACGAGCTGAAGGTTTCGCGGTCGGTTGTCCGCGAAGCCGTCCGCGTCCTGCAGTCCCTGGGCCTCGTGGAAACCACCAAGCGGGTGGGCATCCGGGTGCTGCCACCCAGCCGCTGGAACCCTTTTGACCCGCAGGTCATCCGGTGGCGCCTGGCCAGTGACGCCCGCGGGGCGCAGCTGCGCTCACTGGCCGAGCTGCGTGCCGCCGTCGAACCCGCGGCAGCTGAACTCGCCGCCCAGAACGCGCCGGCGCCGCTGCGCCTGGAGCTGGTGGATGTCGCCTATGCAATGCGCGACGCCGGCCACAA from Pseudarthrobacter siccitolerans encodes:
- a CDS encoding FadR/GntR family transcriptional regulator; this translates as MTTSLHHRAIENLGARIVSGNLPVGHVMLAEQLEDELKVSRSVVREAVRVLQSLGLVETTKRVGIRVLPPSRWNPFDPQVIRWRLASDARGAQLRSLAELRAAVEPAAAELAAQNAPAPLRLELVDVAYAMRDAGHNGEVPRFLELDIQFHSLLLSGSGNEMFANLMGQVAETLTGRTVHGLMPDHPHEAALQWHVDVAEAISRGDAPAAREASDRIMRRTMTQMSDTWTEQPRVFIPVRR